The Mesorhizobium sp. NBSH29 genome has a segment encoding these proteins:
- a CDS encoding SRPBCC family protein — translation MTLQDGTGAFAELTGGSTMVIERWLPGPADRIWRYLTDSDLRRKWFAAGEMALVPGAPLNLVWHNDTLSDADDVRPAGFPEEQLMQSQVIAVDPMRMLKIAWGKGDVTFALKEKGDRVLLTVTHRGLDDQGAQTEIAGGWHMHLEILVATMSGTDRPSFWSGWTRLQVIYDDRLNNPDRE, via the coding sequence ATGACACTTCAAGACGGCACTGGCGCCTTTGCTGAGTTGACCGGCGGTTCGACCATGGTCATTGAGCGTTGGCTGCCCGGTCCCGCCGACCGGATCTGGCGCTACCTCACCGACAGCGATCTGCGCCGGAAATGGTTTGCCGCCGGAGAGATGGCCCTCGTCCCGGGCGCTCCTCTGAACCTCGTCTGGCACAATGACACCCTGAGCGATGCCGACGACGTGCGCCCCGCCGGATTTCCAGAAGAGCAGCTGATGCAGAGTCAGGTCATCGCGGTCGACCCGATGCGGATGCTCAAGATCGCCTGGGGAAAAGGGGACGTGACCTTCGCTCTGAAGGAAAAGGGTGACCGCGTCCTTCTGACGGTCACTCACCGTGGCCTTGATGACCAGGGGGCGCAGACGGAGATCGCTGGCGGGTGGCACATGCACCTCGAGATACTTGTCGCGACGATGTCGGGCACAGACCGGCCATCCTTCTGGTCAGGCTGGACAAGACTTCAAGTCATTTATGATGACCGCTTGAACAATCCGGATAGGGAGTGA
- a CDS encoding D-alanyl-D-alanine carboxypeptidase family protein, with product MIRNFWPALRGVAVVLVLGLLAACSTTETLRPPEPTLPQFAASPKYASIVVDSTNGKTLFQSSSTQPRYPASLTKMMTLYLLFEALEQGRVSDDTQIPVSAYAAARPPSKLGFRAGETITVAEAIQALCTKSANDVAVAVAEHLAGTEDQFAAYMTTKARSLGMSGTVFRNASGLPDPSQVTTARDMALLGMALQRRFPRQFGYFSAREFTFRGKIIKGHNRLLGRVQGVDGIKTGYIGASGFNIVTSVRTGGRGLVVVVMGGESARARDAHVEELIGLYMPETSRRSGGSGVATQ from the coding sequence ATGATAAGAAATTTTTGGCCGGCGCTGCGCGGCGTTGCTGTTGTTCTCGTACTTGGCCTGCTTGCCGCCTGTTCCACCACTGAAACACTGCGCCCACCAGAGCCGACGCTGCCGCAATTTGCGGCCTCGCCCAAATATGCATCGATTGTGGTAGATTCCACCAATGGAAAGACGCTGTTTCAGTCCAGCTCCACGCAGCCGCGCTACCCGGCATCACTAACCAAGATGATGACGCTTTACCTGCTGTTCGAGGCGCTTGAACAGGGACGCGTCTCGGATGACACGCAGATCCCGGTTTCAGCCTATGCGGCAGCACGCCCGCCCTCAAAACTCGGCTTTCGCGCCGGCGAAACCATTACCGTCGCCGAAGCCATCCAGGCGCTGTGCACCAAATCGGCTAATGACGTGGCGGTGGCAGTGGCCGAACATCTGGCCGGCACCGAAGACCAGTTTGCAGCCTATATGACGACCAAGGCCCGGTCGCTCGGCATGTCGGGCACGGTGTTCCGCAACGCGTCTGGCCTTCCCGACCCGTCACAGGTGACCACGGCGCGCGACATGGCACTGCTTGGCATGGCATTGCAGCGACGATTTCCGCGCCAATTTGGCTATTTTTCAGCCCGTGAATTTACCTTCCGCGGCAAGATAATCAAAGGCCACAACAGGCTGCTCGGCCGTGTGCAGGGCGTCGATGGCATCAAGACCGGCTATATAGGAGCCTCAGGCTTCAACATCGTCACTTCCGTTCGCACCGGCGGCCGGGGACTGGTGGTGGTCGTCATGGGCGGCGAAAGCGCACGCGCGCGCGACGCCCATGTGGAAGAATTGATCGGGCTCTATATGCCGGAGACATCGCGGCGCAGCGGCGGATCGGGCGTGGCAACGCAGTAG
- a CDS encoding dihydrofolate reductase family protein, which produces MRKLVLGMFVSVDGFVSGPNGEVDWIFKTGNDATDEWIVDNLWQAGIIAMGRRSYSEMANYWPNADTPFAEPMNKIPKVVFTKNGLSDRPNPHATTMASTETERAKVSSSDVTEPIVEGVGTWSNPIEAKGNLSEEVTRLKAQRGKDIRVLGGANLAQDLAANGLIDEYQLLIAPIALGKGVPLFSGLSKPMDLQLISAKTFSGGAIAVVYRST; this is translated from the coding sequence ATGAGAAAGCTAGTGTTAGGGATGTTTGTTTCAGTCGACGGCTTTGTCAGCGGTCCTAACGGGGAGGTTGACTGGATTTTCAAGACCGGGAACGATGCGACAGACGAATGGATAGTCGATAATTTATGGCAGGCAGGCATCATTGCTATGGGCCGCCGCTCTTACTCTGAAATGGCAAACTACTGGCCAAATGCAGATACGCCCTTCGCAGAACCCATGAACAAGATTCCCAAGGTAGTATTCACCAAGAATGGCCTCTCAGATCGACCGAACCCTCATGCAACCACAATGGCTTCGACTGAAACTGAGCGTGCAAAGGTATCATCCTCTGATGTGACAGAGCCGATAGTTGAGGGTGTGGGCACTTGGTCCAATCCCATTGAAGCTAAGGGAAACCTCTCAGAGGAAGTTACGCGCCTCAAGGCGCAGCGGGGCAAGGACATCAGGGTTCTCGGCGGTGCCAATCTTGCTCAGGATCTGGCGGCCAACGGTCTCATCGATGAATATCAACTCCTGATTGCTCCGATTGCGCTTGGCAAGGGGGTGCCCTTGTTTTCCGGATTGTCCAAACCAATGGATTTGCAACTCATCAGTGCAAAGACTTTTTCCGGTGGCGCCATCGCGGTGGTTTATCGATCCACTTAA
- a CDS encoding GyrI-like domain-containing protein produces the protein MLTLPRIVDRPAVTYVALKADVTLPFDGQIPAILKRLFSHIENNKLKEGGPIFFKHNVINMPDIEMEFGVPVDQAVAPFEDFTSGILPAGRYAEITYFGPYENLIMVNGVLIGWACQAGLIFDSGHKDGGEWFANRLEIYHNGPDEEPDPQKLQTTVTIKLRDEGCH, from the coding sequence ATGCTAACCCTTCCCAGGATTGTTGACCGCCCTGCGGTAACCTACGTCGCGCTGAAGGCCGACGTCACGCTTCCTTTCGACGGTCAGATCCCCGCAATTCTAAAACGCCTTTTCTCACACATCGAAAATAACAAGTTGAAAGAAGGCGGGCCAATTTTCTTCAAGCATAATGTAATCAACATGCCGGATATTGAGATGGAGTTCGGAGTGCCGGTCGACCAAGCTGTCGCGCCTTTCGAAGACTTCACGAGCGGCATCCTTCCCGCGGGGCGGTATGCTGAAATCACATATTTTGGGCCCTATGAGAATCTCATTATGGTCAATGGCGTTCTTATCGGGTGGGCCTGTCAGGCTGGTCTGATTTTCGATTCCGGGCATAAAGATGGTGGCGAGTGGTTCGCAAATCGTCTTGAAATCTACCATAATGGTCCTGACGAAGAGCCAGATCCGCAAAAGCTGCAAACCACCGTAACGATCAAACTACGGGATGAAGGTTGTCACTGA
- the dut gene encoding dUTP diphosphatase, giving the protein MNTSEPNAPLVGVVRLPHSEGLDLPAYETEGAAGLDLRAAVAEDRQMILLPGKRALVPTGLVLEIPHGFEGQIRPRSGLAFKHGITCLNTPGTIDSDYRGEVKVLLVNLGDEDFAITRGMRIAQIVFAAVARASLEERSLAAPTVRGEGGFGSTGTS; this is encoded by the coding sequence ATGAACACAAGTGAACCGAATGCGCCTCTGGTGGGCGTGGTACGCCTACCCCATAGCGAGGGCCTGGACCTGCCAGCCTATGAGACGGAAGGCGCGGCCGGGCTTGATCTGCGCGCCGCAGTTGCAGAAGACCGGCAGATGATCCTGCTGCCCGGCAAACGGGCGTTGGTGCCAACCGGGCTGGTGCTTGAAATTCCGCACGGTTTTGAGGGCCAGATCCGGCCACGCTCCGGTCTTGCCTTCAAGCATGGCATTACCTGCCTCAACACACCAGGGACCATCGACAGCGATTATCGCGGCGAGGTGAAGGTGCTTCTGGTCAATCTCGGCGACGAGGATTTCGCCATCACCCGTGGCATGCGGATCGCCCAGATCGTGTTCGCAGCCGTCGCCCGCGCCTCTCTTGAAGAGCGCAGCCTTGCTGCACCGACTGTTCGGGGCGAAGGCGGCTTCGGCTCGACCGGCACGAGCTAA
- a CDS encoding nucleoside triphosphate hydrolase: protein MSEIASLAATIFKRASGQARFVVAIAGPPGAGKSTLADALHELLPERQAVVVAMDGFHYDDGVLEARGLKARKGAPETFDAAGFAHLLKRIRAREPEIAIPVFDRSMELARAGAGIITADTKFILVEGNYLLLDEGPWSDFAPLFDLTVFLDVERAELERRLLQRWHDLGRTDGSAWVASNDMPNVDTVLTRSRLADVVLRSDGAARASPG, encoded by the coding sequence ATGTCCGAGATCGCCTCCCTTGCCGCCACCATATTCAAGCGTGCCTCCGGCCAGGCGCGCTTCGTCGTCGCGATTGCGGGTCCGCCCGGCGCCGGCAAATCGACCTTGGCTGATGCACTCCACGAGCTACTGCCGGAGCGCCAGGCCGTGGTCGTGGCGATGGACGGGTTTCACTATGATGACGGCGTCCTGGAAGCGCGCGGGCTGAAAGCGCGCAAGGGCGCGCCCGAGACATTTGACGCTGCCGGATTTGCACATCTTTTGAAGCGTATCCGGGCGCGCGAACCGGAGATTGCCATTCCCGTCTTCGATCGGTCGATGGAGCTGGCGCGCGCCGGTGCCGGCATCATCACAGCTGACACAAAATTCATCCTCGTGGAAGGCAACTATCTGCTGCTCGACGAGGGACCATGGTCCGATTTTGCACCCTTGTTCGATCTCACCGTATTTCTGGATGTGGAGCGGGCTGAGCTGGAGCGACGGCTGTTGCAGCGCTGGCATGATCTTGGGCGCACCGACGGCTCCGCCTGGGTTGCCTCCAACGACATGCCCAATGTGGACACCGTGCTGACCAGAAGCCGGCTTGCCGATGTGGTACTGCGTTCTGATGGCGCTGCGCGAGCCAGTCCGGGTTGA
- a CDS encoding ArsR/SmtB family transcription factor — protein sequence MVERESQHMDHIFQALSDGTRRRMLRELAQGERSVGELSAPFSMTLAAASKHIRVLEQAGLVRREVRWRTHVCHLEAAPLKQALDELSYYESFWTERLDTLHRLLREEDAQASSRSATDPTSEGGKA from the coding sequence ATGGTTGAACGAGAATCACAACACATGGACCACATATTCCAAGCGCTCAGCGACGGGACCCGGCGTCGGATGCTCCGGGAACTGGCGCAGGGAGAGCGCAGCGTCGGCGAGTTGTCGGCCCCGTTTTCGATGACGCTCGCCGCGGCGTCCAAGCACATCCGCGTCTTGGAACAGGCTGGTCTGGTTCGCCGTGAGGTCCGTTGGCGCACGCATGTTTGTCACCTCGAGGCAGCACCGCTGAAGCAGGCGCTCGACGAGTTATCCTACTACGAAAGCTTCTGGACCGAACGTCTCGATACCCTCCACCGCCTCCTGCGCGAGGAAGACGCGCAAGCGTCGTCTCGATCCGCAACAGACCCGACCTCCGAAGGAGGAAAAGCATGA
- a CDS encoding alpha/beta fold hydrolase, whose protein sequence is MPEQVISRDGTLIAFERSGSGPAIILISGILSDRSGVAALSKALSDHFTTFAVDRRGRGDSGDGASYSVTREIEDITAMIVTAGSRPALFGHSSGAALALHAAANGLPIGSLILYEPPFSPEDAPKVEDSYVAEVRGHLNVGRHAAAIKAFLAASGVPDEMAAAMATDNARLRAAPSMSNDLDLMGISTGGRLPVEIARRVAVPTLILTGDQSPEFFGATAERLGQLIPDARVAVLTGADHSAAPEIVAPAVATFLIEMHQDRVRRGSG, encoded by the coding sequence ATGCCCGAACAAGTAATCTCCAGAGATGGCACCCTCATTGCTTTCGAGCGCAGTGGGAGTGGCCCGGCCATAATCCTCATCAGCGGAATTCTGAGCGACCGCAGCGGGGTCGCGGCGCTCAGCAAGGCACTGTCAGACCATTTCACGACATTCGCGGTGGACCGGCGCGGACGAGGCGACAGCGGTGATGGGGCGTCCTATTCCGTTACCCGCGAAATCGAGGATATCACCGCCATGATCGTGACGGCTGGCAGCCGTCCGGCGCTTTTCGGGCACTCCTCAGGCGCGGCATTGGCACTCCATGCCGCTGCCAATGGTCTGCCGATCGGAAGCCTCATTCTCTATGAACCACCGTTCTCGCCCGAGGATGCGCCGAAAGTGGAAGATTCCTACGTCGCCGAGGTGCGAGGCCACTTGAACGTCGGCCGTCACGCAGCGGCGATCAAAGCCTTCCTCGCCGCATCGGGCGTGCCGGACGAAATGGCTGCGGCGATGGCCACCGACAACGCGCGTTTGCGCGCCGCCCCGAGCATGTCGAACGATCTCGACCTCATGGGCATATCGACGGGCGGCCGTCTGCCCGTTGAGATCGCGCGAAGGGTCGCCGTGCCTACACTCATCCTGACCGGTGATCAGAGCCCCGAATTCTTCGGTGCCACCGCCGAACGTCTGGGCCAGTTGATCCCCGATGCGCGGGTTGCCGTCCTCACCGGCGCGGACCACTCGGCCGCACCTGAGATCGTCGCACCAGCGGTGGCGACCTTTCTGATCGAGATGCATCAGGACAGGGTCAGGAGAGGGTCAGGATAG
- the gndA gene encoding NADP-dependent phosphogluconate dehydrogenase, translating to MEKADIGLIGLGVMGSNLALNIAEQGNRVAVFNRTTERTTEFVQSAGALTDRIVPCETIEALAEAIRPPRPVILMIKAGDPVDQQIAHLREVLGKGDSIIDAGNANFRDTLRRFSELKDSGLTFIGMGVSGGEEGARHGPSIMVGGAENAWKRVEKVLVSISAKFEGEPCVAWLGPDGAGHFVKTIHNGIEYADMQMIAEIYGVLRDGVGLEPKEIGGVFGAWNTGRLNSYLIEITEKVLMAQDPETGNPMVDMILDRAGQKGTGKWSVIEAQTLGIPATAIEAAVAARVVSSMKGEREKAQEVYGKLDSGALAGDRAALLNHLELALFAGKIAAYAQGFTVMAAASKEFGWNLPLPTIAKIWRAGCIIRSQFLGTIAEAFQAGGAEDNLLMAPAFVTMMKEAHPSLRHIVARASEAGLPVPALASALAYFDSYRQARGTSNLIQAQRDFFGAHGFERIDAEGAYHGPWGSGLSA from the coding sequence ATGGAAAAAGCGGATATCGGCTTGATCGGGCTTGGCGTCATGGGTTCCAACCTGGCGCTCAACATCGCCGAACAGGGCAACCGGGTCGCGGTGTTCAACCGCACCACCGAACGGACGACTGAATTTGTTCAATCCGCTGGCGCGCTGACCGATCGTATTGTGCCCTGCGAGACCATTGAGGCGCTGGCAGAGGCCATCCGCCCGCCGCGCCCGGTAATCCTGATGATCAAGGCCGGCGATCCGGTCGACCAGCAGATCGCCCATCTTCGCGAGGTACTGGGCAAAGGCGATAGTATCATTGATGCCGGCAACGCAAATTTTCGCGACACGCTGCGGCGCTTTTCCGAACTGAAGGACAGCGGGCTGACCTTTATCGGCATGGGTGTTTCAGGCGGAGAGGAGGGCGCGCGCCATGGCCCGTCGATCATGGTTGGGGGTGCCGAAAATGCCTGGAAGCGCGTCGAGAAGGTGCTGGTGTCAATCTCTGCGAAATTCGAGGGCGAGCCCTGCGTTGCCTGGCTCGGCCCGGACGGCGCCGGCCATTTCGTCAAAACCATCCATAATGGCATCGAATATGCCGACATGCAGATGATTGCGGAAATCTATGGCGTGCTGCGCGATGGCGTCGGGCTCGAGCCCAAGGAAATCGGAGGCGTTTTTGGGGCATGGAACACCGGCCGGCTAAATTCCTACCTCATCGAGATCACCGAAAAGGTGCTCATGGCGCAAGACCCTGAGACCGGAAATCCGATGGTCGACATGATCCTTGACCGCGCCGGCCAGAAGGGTACGGGCAAATGGTCGGTGATCGAGGCGCAGACGCTTGGCATTCCAGCCACTGCAATCGAGGCGGCGGTTGCAGCGCGCGTGGTATCGTCGATGAAAGGCGAGCGCGAGAAGGCACAAGAAGTCTATGGCAAACTCGACAGCGGCGCCTTGGCGGGAGACCGCGCGGCGCTGTTGAACCATCTTGAGCTAGCACTTTTTGCCGGCAAGATTGCTGCCTATGCGCAGGGATTTACGGTGATGGCGGCAGCCTCAAAAGAATTCGGCTGGAACCTGCCGCTACCGACCATCGCAAAAATCTGGCGGGCCGGCTGCATCATCCGCTCGCAGTTCCTTGGCACCATTGCCGAGGCGTTCCAGGCTGGCGGTGCAGAAGACAATCTGTTGATGGCGCCTGCCTTTGTCACGATGATGAAGGAGGCGCATCCATCGCTCCGCCACATTGTGGCGCGTGCATCGGAGGCCGGGCTGCCGGTGCCAGCACTAGCCTCGGCGCTCGCCTATTTCGACAGCTACCGACAGGCACGCGGCACCTCTAACCTTATCCAGGCGCAGCGCGATTTCTTCGGCGCCCATGGCTTTGAGCGCATCGACGCTGAAGGGGCGTATCACGGCCCTTGGGGCAGCGGCCTCAGCGCATAA
- a CDS encoding DUF6356 family protein: MTTRIARLFTEHPASVEETYFGHMAFAAWFSSRLFLAAGAALVHAVLPFLFETTASRIVRQLSERTHNRGATEEKPAAALNA, encoded by the coding sequence ATGACAACACGCATTGCCCGTCTTTTCACCGAGCACCCGGCTTCTGTGGAAGAAACCTATTTTGGCCATATGGCCTTTGCGGCGTGGTTTTCCTCGCGGCTATTTTTGGCAGCAGGTGCTGCACTCGTCCATGCCGTGCTGCCATTCCTGTTTGAGACGACGGCCAGCCGTATCGTGCGCCAGCTTTCCGAGCGTACCCACAATCGGGGTGCGACCGAGGAAAAGCCTGCGGCAGCGCTCAACGCCTGA
- a CDS encoding SDR family NAD(P)-dependent oxidoreductase, with protein sequence MSLDKKTAVIFGGSGAIGSAVGQALARDGAHIYLGARTQERLAEAAQGIRAAGGTVDTFEVDTLDEQATVERTEMLAGQTGGIDIVVNATSFMHDQGKEIADLSLAEFTQGIEPFLSSQFNICKAVAPHMGGDHGGVIITVVAPGGRMAAPGHLGHIVGCAGIEAFTKALASELGPRNIRVLSLRSHAISDAVAAGSYTGELFAPKAEAMGLTVQDWLGGAAQGTMLKRLPTLSQVAQTIAFLASGHAAAMTASVVNMTAGLTTE encoded by the coding sequence ATGTCCTTGGACAAGAAGACCGCAGTGATTTTCGGCGGCAGTGGGGCGATCGGCAGTGCGGTCGGACAGGCGCTCGCGCGAGACGGAGCACATATCTACTTGGGAGCGCGGACGCAGGAGCGGCTGGCAGAAGCGGCACAAGGCATCCGCGCGGCGGGTGGAACCGTCGACACCTTCGAGGTTGATACGCTCGACGAGCAGGCGACGGTAGAGCGGACCGAGATGCTGGCCGGGCAGACCGGCGGCATCGATATCGTGGTCAATGCCACGAGCTTCATGCACGACCAGGGGAAGGAGATCGCTGACCTGTCGCTCGCGGAGTTTACGCAGGGCATTGAGCCATTCCTATCGTCTCAGTTCAACATCTGCAAGGCGGTCGCACCCCACATGGGCGGAGATCACGGCGGGGTAATCATCACGGTGGTGGCTCCCGGCGGTCGCATGGCGGCGCCTGGCCACCTTGGCCACATCGTTGGCTGCGCAGGCATCGAAGCATTCACGAAGGCGCTGGCAAGCGAACTCGGTCCGCGCAACATCCGCGTCCTCAGTCTGCGATCACACGCGATTTCCGACGCGGTCGCGGCAGGTTCCTATACCGGCGAGCTTTTCGCTCCGAAAGCTGAGGCGATGGGATTGACCGTGCAGGACTGGCTCGGAGGCGCAGCTCAAGGCACGATGCTGAAACGTCTGCCGACCCTGTCGCAGGTGGCGCAGACCATCGCGTTCCTTGCGTCAGGTCATGCGGCAGCGATGACGGCCTCTGTCGTCAACATGACCGCTGGCCTGACGACAGAGTAG
- a CDS encoding Lrp/AsnC family transcriptional regulator → MTPQIDITDRRILAELQRDGSLTVDQLSEKVGLSRNACWRRVKRLEEDGVITGRVALVDAEKLGLGLSVFVIVRTSSHDPEWLAKFRAAVTSFPEIIGVYRMSGDLDYVLRARVSDVKAYDRLYQRLIAKVPLSDVSASFVMEEIKETTIVPVEIR, encoded by the coding sequence ATGACGCCACAAATAGACATAACAGACCGTCGTATCCTTGCTGAACTGCAACGAGACGGCTCGCTTACGGTCGACCAACTGTCTGAAAAAGTCGGGCTTTCACGCAATGCCTGCTGGCGGCGCGTGAAGAGACTGGAGGAGGACGGCGTGATCACCGGCCGGGTGGCGCTGGTTGATGCTGAAAAGCTGGGGCTTGGCCTTTCGGTGTTCGTGATTGTGCGCACCTCGAGCCATGACCCTGAATGGCTGGCAAAATTTCGTGCTGCCGTGACCTCCTTTCCCGAGATTATTGGTGTCTACCGCATGTCAGGCGATCTCGATTATGTTCTGCGCGCCCGCGTTTCGGACGTGAAGGCCTATGACCGCCTTTACCAGCGGCTGATCGCCAAAGTGCCGCTCAGCGATGTTTCAGCCTCCTTTGTGATGGAGGAAATCAAGGAAACGACCATCGTGCCGGTGGAAATCCGCTAA